A window of the Thalassospira indica genome harbors these coding sequences:
- the hutU gene encoding urocanate hydratase: MTNNPRHNQRDIYPDTGSEISAKSWLTEAPMRMLMNNLHPDVAENPHELVVYGGIGRAARTWKDFDQIVASLKELEDDQTLLVQSGKPVGVFRTHKDAPRVLIANSNLVPHWANWDHFNELDKKGLAMYGQMTAGSWIYIGSQGIVQGTYETFVEAGRQHYDGDLTGKWILTGGLGGMGGAQPLAAVMAGACCLAVECDETRADFRLRTRYVDEKTHSLDEALEMIERWTKAGEAKSVALIGNAADVFPELVKRGVRPDIVTDQTSAHDPVHGYLPQGWTVAEWREKQESDPKAVSKAARASMRVQVEAMVAFHEAGVPTVDYGNNIRQMALEEGFENAFAFPGFVPAYIRPLFCKGIGPFRWAALSGDPEDIYKTDQKVKELIPDDPHLHNWLDMARERISFQGLPARICWVGLGQRHRLGMAFNEMVKNGELKAPVVIGRDHLDSGSVASPNRETEAMKDGSDAVSDWPLLNALLNTASGATWVSLHHGGGVGMGFSQHSGMVICCDGTEDAARRVERVLWNDPATGVMRHADAGYDIALDCAREHGLNLPGILGK; this comes from the coding sequence ATGACCAACAATCCGCGTCACAACCAGCGTGATATCTATCCCGATACCGGAAGCGAAATTTCGGCGAAAAGCTGGCTGACCGAAGCACCGATGCGCATGTTGATGAACAACCTGCATCCCGATGTGGCCGAAAACCCGCATGAGCTGGTTGTTTATGGCGGCATTGGCCGGGCAGCGCGCACCTGGAAGGATTTTGATCAGATCGTTGCCAGCCTCAAGGAACTTGAGGATGACCAGACCCTTCTGGTGCAGTCGGGAAAGCCGGTTGGTGTGTTCCGCACCCACAAGGATGCGCCGCGTGTTCTGATCGCGAACTCCAACCTTGTGCCGCATTGGGCCAACTGGGACCACTTCAACGAACTCGATAAGAAAGGTCTGGCGATGTATGGCCAGATGACGGCGGGATCGTGGATCTATATCGGGTCACAGGGCATTGTTCAGGGCACCTATGAAACCTTTGTCGAGGCCGGCCGCCAGCATTATGACGGTGACCTTACGGGCAAATGGATTCTGACCGGTGGCCTTGGCGGCATGGGTGGCGCACAGCCGTTGGCCGCTGTGATGGCCGGTGCGTGCTGTTTGGCTGTTGAGTGCGATGAAACCCGTGCAGACTTCCGCCTGCGCACCCGTTATGTCGACGAGAAAACCCATTCACTGGATGAAGCGCTTGAAATGATCGAGCGTTGGACCAAGGCAGGCGAAGCCAAGTCCGTTGCCCTGATCGGCAATGCGGCCGATGTCTTCCCGGAACTGGTCAAGCGCGGTGTTCGCCCGGACATCGTGACCGACCAGACATCCGCACATGATCCGGTGCACGGATACCTGCCGCAGGGTTGGACCGTTGCCGAATGGCGCGAGAAACAGGAATCCGATCCCAAGGCTGTTTCCAAGGCGGCGCGTGCTTCGATGCGCGTTCAGGTCGAGGCCATGGTTGCCTTCCACGAGGCGGGCGTCCCGACGGTCGATTACGGCAACAACATCCGTCAGATGGCGCTTGAGGAAGGGTTCGAGAACGCATTTGCTTTCCCGGGCTTCGTTCCGGCCTATATCCGCCCGCTGTTCTGCAAGGGTATTGGTCCGTTCCGCTGGGCGGCCCTTTCGGGTGATCCCGAGGACATCTACAAGACCGACCAGAAGGTCAAGGAACTGATCCCCGATGATCCGCACCTGCATAACTGGCTGGACATGGCGCGCGAGCGCATCTCGTTCCAGGGCCTGCCGGCACGTATTTGCTGGGTCGGTCTGGGACAGCGCCATCGCCTGGGTATGGCGTTCAACGAAATGGTCAAGAATGGTGAACTGAAAGCCCCGGTCGTCATCGGGCGTGACCATCTTGACAGTGGTTCGGTTGCAAGCCCGAACCGCGAAACCGAAGCCATGAAAGATGGCTCGGATGCGGTCAGTGACTGGCCGTTGCTTAATGCGCTGCTCAATACGGCGTCCGGGGCGACCTGGGTCTCGCTGCATCATGGTGGCGGTGTTGGAATGGGCTTCTCGCAGCATTCCGGCATGGTGATTTGTTGTGACGGCACAGAAGATGCCGCACGCAGGGTCGAACGCGTCCTTTGGAACGATCCGGCAACCGGTGTGATGCGTCATGCGGATGCAGGATATGACATCGCACTGGATTGCGCCCGGGAACACGGGCTGAACCTGCCCGGGATTCTCGGCAAGTAA
- the hutI gene encoding imidazolonepropionase gives MLLRNAKIVTIEDQDSYGLIECGAIAIKDGLIDWVGADEAIPAAYLDGPARDLEGRLITPALIDCHTHVVHGGDRAVEFEMRLKGASYEEVARAGGGIVSTVKATREASIEDLMTSALPRVDALLAEGVSVIEVKSGYGLDRETELNMLRAARKIADHRNVRIKTTFLGAHAVPVEYKDNPDDYIDDVCIPTLKAAHTEGLVDAVDGFCEGIAFNTDQIRRVFDVARALGIPVKLHAEQLSNIGGTKLAAEYGAISVDHIEYATEEDAIAMAKSGSVAVLLPGAFYTLHETQLPPIDAFRKHGVPMAIATDCNPGSSPLASILLTMNMSCTLFRLTPEEALVGATAHAARALGLSDTGRIKVGLRADLAIWNAKHPAELAYRIGFNPLFERIVGGESTAA, from the coding sequence ATGCTGCTTCGAAACGCAAAAATCGTCACGATTGAAGATCAGGACAGCTATGGCCTGATCGAGTGCGGCGCGATTGCCATCAAGGACGGCCTGATCGATTGGGTCGGTGCCGATGAAGCCATCCCGGCAGCCTACCTTGACGGTCCAGCGCGTGACCTTGAAGGTCGCCTGATCACCCCGGCCCTGATTGATTGCCACACCCATGTTGTCCACGGCGGCGACCGCGCGGTTGAGTTTGAAATGCGCCTGAAGGGTGCAAGCTATGAAGAAGTTGCGCGTGCTGGCGGCGGCATTGTTTCGACCGTGAAGGCGACCCGCGAGGCATCAATTGAGGATCTTATGACATCCGCCCTGCCGCGCGTGGACGCGCTGCTGGCAGAGGGCGTGTCGGTGATCGAGGTCAAGTCGGGTTACGGCCTTGATCGCGAGACCGAGCTTAATATGCTGCGCGCAGCCCGGAAAATTGCCGATCATCGCAATGTGCGGATCAAAACCACCTTCCTTGGCGCCCATGCGGTGCCGGTTGAATATAAAGACAACCCGGATGACTATATTGATGATGTCTGTATTCCGACCCTGAAGGCCGCCCACACCGAAGGTCTGGTGGACGCCGTTGACGGGTTCTGCGAAGGCATTGCCTTTAATACCGATCAGATCAGACGCGTTTTCGATGTTGCCCGCGCGCTTGGCATTCCGGTCAAACTCCATGCCGAACAGCTATCGAACATCGGCGGCACCAAACTGGCCGCCGAATATGGGGCAATTTCCGTCGATCATATTGAATACGCCACCGAAGAAGACGCGATCGCCATGGCCAAGTCTGGCTCCGTCGCGGTACTTCTGCCCGGTGCGTTTTACACCCTGCATGAAACCCAGCTGCCGCCGATTGACGCATTCCGCAAGCACGGCGTGCCGATGGCGATTGCGACCGACTGCAATCCCGGCTCATCGCCACTGGCATCAATCCTTTTGACCATGAATATGTCCTGCACCCTGTTCCGCCTGACACCCGAAGAGGCACTTGTTGGCGCGACCGCCCATGCGGCGCGCGCCCTTGGCTTGTCGGATACCGGGCGGATCAAGGTAGGCCTTCGGGCTGATCTTGCCATCTGGAATGCCAAACACCCGGCCGAGCTTGCATACCGCATCGGGTTCAACCCGCTGTTTGAACGCATTGTTGGCGGTGAAAGCACCGCCGCCTGA
- a CDS encoding TRAP transporter substrate-binding protein, whose translation MKRREFLTAGVAGAGAAAAATFATPAIAQDKRQWNMVTAWPKNLPGPGVAAQKLADRITTLSGGRLEVKLHAAGELVPGNGVFDAVAEGTAEIYHAVPAYWGSKSKGILLFGSQPFGLRADEQVGWLNYGGGQELYDEIYGQFGLKPFLCGNSGPQWAGWFRNEINSVDDLKGLKFRTTGLASEMCSKLGMAVQAMGGRDMFQALQSGALDAGEFIGPWSDSALGFYQVAKNYYWPGVGEPSSAEECAVNAKAYADLPDDLKAVVKFAADSLYNEVWTEYETKHAMALKQLVAEQDVKVRKLPDEVVEAMAVAGAEVIAELRESDDALTKKVTESFVAYRDLIGGYMTYADNGQMNARAKALGF comes from the coding sequence ATGAAAAGACGTGAATTTCTGACCGCCGGTGTTGCCGGCGCAGGTGCAGCGGCCGCTGCAACATTCGCAACCCCTGCCATCGCACAGGACAAGCGCCAGTGGAACATGGTGACAGCATGGCCGAAAAACCTGCCTGGGCCGGGTGTGGCTGCGCAGAAACTGGCAGACCGTATCACCACACTTTCGGGTGGTCGTCTTGAAGTCAAACTTCATGCCGCTGGCGAACTGGTTCCGGGCAATGGTGTGTTTGATGCCGTTGCCGAAGGAACGGCTGAGATTTATCACGCGGTTCCGGCATATTGGGGTTCGAAATCCAAAGGCATCCTTCTGTTCGGGTCGCAGCCGTTTGGCTTGCGTGCCGATGAACAGGTTGGCTGGCTGAACTATGGTGGCGGTCAGGAACTGTATGACGAAATCTATGGCCAGTTCGGTCTGAAGCCGTTCCTGTGCGGTAACTCCGGCCCGCAGTGGGCAGGTTGGTTCCGCAACGAAATCAACTCGGTCGATGACCTCAAGGGGTTGAAGTTCCGTACTACCGGTCTGGCATCGGAGATGTGCTCTAAACTTGGTATGGCGGTTCAGGCCATGGGCGGTCGTGACATGTTCCAGGCACTTCAGTCTGGTGCGCTTGATGCCGGTGAATTCATCGGCCCGTGGAGCGACAGTGCGCTTGGTTTCTATCAGGTTGCCAAGAACTACTACTGGCCGGGTGTTGGCGAGCCGTCCTCGGCCGAGGAATGCGCGGTGAATGCCAAGGCCTATGCCGACCTTCCTGATGACCTGAAAGCCGTCGTCAAGTTCGCGGCAGACAGCCTTTATAACGAAGTCTGGACCGAGTACGAGACCAAGCATGCCATGGCCCTGAAACAGCTTGTTGCAGAACAGGATGTCAAGGTTCGCAAGCTTCCGGATGAAGTTGTTGAAGCGATGGCTGTCGCCGGTGCCGAGGTGATTGCGGAGCTTCGCGAAAGCGACGATGCACTGACCAAAAAGGTCACCGAAAGCTTTGTTGCCTATCGCGACCTGATCGGTGGTTACATGACCTATGCCGATAACGGTCAGATGAATGCACGCGCCAAAGCGCTTGGCTTCTGA
- a CDS encoding formimidoylglutamate deiminase — MKVLWANQALTTSGWQRNVRIEIDETGRIAAIQADSAASSDATSKTDILLPAISNLHSHAFQRSMAGLTERRGPDPRDTFWTWRQLMFRFLDQLTPDHVEAIAAFVQMEMLEAGYANNTEFHYLHHRPGGHLYDNIAEMAERIAAATEITGIGLTLLPVHYQYGGCDKRPLGPGQIRFGNDPDQFTKLYEESVRAIKNLPADTVMGVAPHSLRAVGREDLLATSLLSKDGPIHMHLAEQLAEVDEVRESWGKRPTEWLLENADVNANWCLIHCTQMEEHETLALAKTGAVAGLCPITESSLGDGIFDGVRYLNAGGVIGVGSDSNIRISLSEELRTLEYSQRLRDNSRAALATEEKSTARRIYDAAAKGGAQAAGRDSGRIEVGALADLMALDGSAVDLIGRTGDTILDTYIFAGDDRMVRDVWSAGRHVVTEGRHIAHDAITNRYRKVMEQLKEAV; from the coding sequence ATGAAGGTTCTTTGGGCAAATCAGGCACTTACGACATCAGGCTGGCAGCGCAATGTCCGAATCGAGATCGATGAGACTGGCAGAATTGCTGCGATTCAGGCCGATTCTGCTGCGTCATCCGATGCCACCAGCAAAACCGATATCCTTCTTCCGGCGATTTCAAACCTGCATAGCCACGCGTTCCAGCGCTCCATGGCGGGCCTGACCGAAAGGCGCGGCCCTGATCCGCGCGACACCTTCTGGACCTGGCGGCAATTGATGTTCCGCTTCCTCGATCAGCTGACCCCGGACCATGTCGAAGCCATCGCAGCCTTCGTTCAGATGGAAATGCTGGAAGCCGGCTATGCCAACAATACAGAGTTCCATTACCTGCATCATCGCCCCGGCGGGCATTTGTATGACAATATCGCCGAGATGGCCGAACGCATTGCCGCCGCGACCGAAATCACCGGCATCGGCCTGACGCTTCTGCCCGTGCATTATCAATATGGCGGCTGTGACAAGCGCCCGCTTGGTCCTGGTCAGATCCGTTTTGGCAATGATCCGGACCAGTTCACCAAATTGTATGAGGAATCCGTTCGCGCGATCAAAAACCTTCCCGCGGATACGGTGATGGGTGTTGCGCCGCATTCCCTGCGTGCCGTTGGCCGTGAGGACCTGCTTGCGACCAGTCTTCTTTCCAAGGACGGACCGATCCACATGCATCTGGCCGAACAACTGGCCGAGGTGGATGAAGTGCGCGAAAGCTGGGGCAAGCGCCCGACGGAATGGCTGCTTGAAAATGCCGATGTGAATGCGAACTGGTGTTTGATCCACTGCACCCAGATGGAAGAACACGAAACCCTTGCCCTCGCCAAAACCGGTGCTGTGGCCGGTCTGTGCCCGATCACCGAAAGCAGTCTGGGCGATGGTATCTTTGATGGCGTTCGTTATCTCAATGCCGGTGGCGTGATTGGTGTGGGGTCGGATTCCAATATCCGTATTTCGCTCTCGGAAGAACTTCGGACCCTGGAATACAGTCAGCGCCTGCGCGACAATTCCCGCGCGGCTTTGGCAACCGAAGAAAAATCGACCGCACGGCGCATTTATGACGCAGCGGCCAAGGGCGGCGCACAGGCCGCCGGGCGCGATTCAGGCCGGATCGAGGTCGGTGCACTGGCCGATTTGATGGCCCTTGATGGTTCGGCGGTTGACCTGATCGGCCGGACAGGCGATACGATCCTCGATACATATATCTTTGCCGGAGATGATCGCATGGTGCGTGATGTCTGGTCGGCCGGTCGCCATGTTGTGACCGAGGGCCGCCACATCGCCCATGACGCGATCACCAACCGGTATCGCAAAGTGATGGAACAACTCAAGGAAGCAGTGTGA
- the hutH gene encoding histidine ammonia-lyase — MTVTLIPASVKLAELERIWRDQVAVKLDPSARDGVEAAHAMVRKAADGSDAVYGVNTGFGKLASVKIAPEDTETLQRNLILSHCCGVGEPLDIATTRLMMALKLLSLGRGASGVRWDLIELIEGMLAKGVTPVVPSQGSVGASGDLAPLAHMAAVMIGAGEAIYEGATLLGGEALAKAGLTPVVLGPKEGLALINGTQFSTACALVGLFSAWRNAASSIVTSSLSTDAIMGSTAPLVDEIHTLRGHPGQINVARAMRDLMTGSEIRESHREGDTRVQDPYCIRCQPQVTGAAMDLLRFAGQTLEIEANAVTDNPLVLKEDGRIVSGGNFHAEPVAFAADQIALAVAEIGAIAQRRVALMVDPTLSHDLPPFLTPEPGLNSGLMIAEVTTAALMSENKHLANPCSTDSTPTSANQEDHVSMAAHGARRLARMNANLSYILGVELICAAQGVEFRAPLKTSPGLLNVLKSVRADIPTVKEDRYMAPDLAKAAELVTGGTLVDAAKLSGFVVGEAA; from the coding sequence ATGACTGTCACCCTTATCCCCGCTTCGGTCAAACTGGCAGAGCTTGAACGCATCTGGCGTGATCAGGTCGCAGTCAAACTCGACCCATCGGCCCGCGACGGTGTTGAAGCGGCGCACGCAATGGTGCGCAAGGCGGCCGATGGCAGCGATGCCGTATATGGCGTGAATACCGGCTTTGGCAAACTGGCCTCGGTCAAGATTGCCCCGGAAGATACCGAAACCCTGCAACGCAACCTGATCCTCAGCCATTGCTGCGGCGTGGGTGAGCCACTTGATATCGCGACCACCCGTTTGATGATGGCGTTGAAATTGCTGTCGCTTGGTCGCGGGGCATCGGGTGTACGTTGGGATCTGATCGAACTGATCGAAGGCATGCTGGCCAAGGGTGTTACCCCCGTCGTCCCGTCGCAAGGATCGGTTGGCGCATCGGGCGATCTGGCCCCGCTGGCGCACATGGCAGCCGTCATGATCGGTGCGGGCGAAGCCATATATGAAGGCGCGACCCTGCTGGGTGGCGAGGCACTTGCCAAGGCGGGCCTGACACCAGTGGTGCTGGGCCCGAAAGAAGGCTTGGCGCTGATTAACGGTACGCAGTTTTCAACTGCCTGCGCACTGGTCGGGCTGTTTTCAGCCTGGCGCAATGCGGCAAGTTCGATTGTGACATCGTCGCTGTCAACCGATGCCATCATGGGATCGACCGCGCCGCTGGTCGATGAAATCCATACCCTTCGCGGTCATCCGGGCCAGATCAATGTGGCGCGTGCGATGCGCGATCTGATGACCGGATCGGAAATTCGCGAAAGCCACCGCGAAGGCGATACCCGCGTTCAGGACCCCTATTGCATCCGCTGCCAACCGCAAGTCACCGGGGCAGCGATGGATTTGCTGCGCTTTGCCGGTCAGACGCTTGAGATCGAAGCCAATGCGGTGACTGACAACCCGCTAGTTCTGAAAGAAGACGGCCGCATTGTTTCGGGGGGTAACTTCCATGCCGAGCCGGTGGCCTTTGCCGCCGATCAGATCGCGCTTGCGGTTGCCGAGATCGGCGCGATTGCCCAGCGCCGTGTTGCGCTGATGGTCGATCCCACCCTGTCGCATGATTTGCCGCCGTTCCTGACGCCGGAGCCCGGCCTGAATTCCGGTCTGATGATTGCCGAGGTCACGACAGCAGCGCTGATGAGTGAAAACAAACATCTGGCCAACCCGTGTTCGACCGACAGCACGCCGACCAGTGCCAATCAGGAAGACCACGTTTCGATGGCGGCCCACGGCGCACGCCGCCTGGCCCGCATGAATGCCAACCTTTCCTACATCCTTGGGGTCGAGCTGATCTGTGCCGCACAGGGTGTTGAATTCCGTGCCCCGCTTAAGACCAGCCCGGGTCTGCTCAATGTTCTGAAATCGGTTCGTGCTGACATCCCGACTGTTAAGGAAGACCGTTACATGGCACCGGATCTGGCGAAGGCGGCCGAACTTGTCACTGGCGGCACGCTTGTAGATGCCGCCAAGCTTTCGGGCTTTGTCGTCGGGGAGGCAGCATAA
- a CDS encoding GntR family transcriptional regulator, which translates to MNSLEQQSWQSVHDEVLRRIHTRVWKPGDLIPKEVELAEQLGCARATVNRALRELASEGFLDRRRKAGTRVAAHPVRRAKLDIPVIRLEIEGRGQKYAYGLLFSERRTPPPEICANLGVTADSDMLHITSLHLADGKPFMFEDRWVSIAATPTILDADLEKISANEWLVLHAPYTRGDIYFSAISATEEEAKVLRTDPGTSLFLMERTTWENQTGITSARLLFAPGYRKHSAI; encoded by the coding sequence GTGAACAGCCTGGAACAGCAAAGCTGGCAATCCGTCCATGACGAGGTTCTGCGCCGCATTCACACCCGTGTTTGGAAGCCCGGCGATCTGATTCCCAAGGAAGTCGAACTTGCCGAGCAACTTGGCTGTGCACGCGCCACGGTGAACCGTGCGCTGCGTGAACTGGCATCCGAAGGGTTCCTGGATCGTCGGCGCAAGGCCGGCACACGGGTGGCAGCCCACCCGGTGCGGCGCGCCAAACTTGATATTCCGGTGATACGCCTTGAGATCGAAGGACGCGGGCAGAAATATGCCTATGGCCTGCTGTTTAGCGAACGGCGCACGCCGCCACCTGAAATCTGCGCCAATCTCGGCGTCACGGCCGACAGTGATATGCTGCATATCACCTCATTACATCTGGCCGATGGCAAGCCGTTCATGTTCGAGGATCGCTGGGTATCGATTGCGGCAACACCGACAATCCTTGATGCCGACCTTGAAAAGATCAGTGCCAATGAATGGCTGGTTTTGCATGCGCCCTATACCCGCGGCGATATTTATTTTTCCGCCATCAGCGCGACCGAGGAAGAGGCCAAGGTGCTGCGCACAGATCCCGGCACATCGCTTTTCTTGATGGAACGTACCACCTGGGAAAACCAGACCGGCATCACATCCGCAAGGCTTCTGTTTGCACCGGGATATCGCAAACATTCTGCGATCTGA
- the hutG gene encoding N-formylglutamate deformylase, producing MTDPVEIKRGDGPIVLGLPHTGTYVPDDIAAKLNDRGRELADTDWHIHTLYDGLLDGVTTVRATFHRYVIDANRDPEGVSLYPGQNTTTLVPLTDFDGENIWDVAPTEDDIAYRAATFHAPYHQALAAELERVRAKHGVAILYDCHSIRSNIPFLFEGTLPDFNIGTNLGATCDPMIETLTSEICSQAQGYSAVLNGRFKGGWTTRHYGRPEINQHAIQMELAQSTYLTAEEAPWSYDESRAAKLRTHLTEILKTLADLAPALRGKS from the coding sequence ATGACCGATCCGGTTGAAATCAAACGCGGTGATGGCCCCATTGTTCTGGGTCTGCCCCACACGGGTACTTATGTTCCCGATGACATTGCCGCAAAGCTGAATGATCGTGGCCGTGAGCTGGCTGATACCGACTGGCATATTCATACGCTTTATGACGGGTTGCTCGATGGTGTGACGACGGTGCGTGCGACGTTTCATCGTTATGTGATTGATGCCAACCGCGATCCCGAAGGGGTCAGCCTTTATCCCGGTCAGAACACCACCACCCTTGTGCCGCTGACCGATTTTGACGGCGAAAACATCTGGGACGTGGCACCGACCGAGGATGACATCGCCTATCGGGCGGCAACCTTCCACGCGCCCTATCATCAGGCACTGGCAGCCGAGCTTGAGCGGGTGCGCGCCAAACACGGTGTGGCAATCCTGTATGATTGCCATTCGATCCGCTCAAACATTCCGTTCCTGTTTGAAGGGACCCTGCCGGATTTCAATATCGGCACCAATCTGGGCGCGACATGCGATCCGATGATCGAAACGTTGACGTCGGAAATCTGTTCGCAGGCCCAAGGATACAGTGCGGTTCTGAACGGTCGTTTCAAGGGTGGCTGGACCACCCGCCATTATGGCCGCCCGGAGATCAATCAACACGCCATCCAGATGGAACTGGCGCAATCCACCTATCTAACGGCCGAGGAAGCCCCTTGGTCCTATGACGAAAGCCGTGCAGCAAAATTGCGCACGCATCTTACTGAAATCCTGAAGACACTGGCCGATTTGGCCCCAGCACTAAGAGGCAAGTCATGA
- a CDS encoding D-2-hydroxyacid dehydrogenase family protein → MRIAILDDYQNIALQSADWTDVQNHGEITVFNDHVCNTGDLISRLEPFDVLCVMRERTALTGDILRALPNLRLIVTTGKRNDAIDVATASELGITVCGTESPSTATPELTFALMLALARNLMAENASMRVGGWQVGIGQDLAGSTLGIIGLGRLGAKVAKMAQAFDMNVCAWSANLTQERCDELGVTHMATKEDLLRASDFVTIHQRLSDRTHGLIGTNEFKQMKPTAYLINTSRGPIIDDTALIDALNSGEIAGAALDVYDKEPLPVSHPLRHCDGLLLSPHLGYVTRNTWNVFYGQTVEAILAWQNGKPIRVIEL, encoded by the coding sequence ATGCGTATTGCCATTCTTGATGACTATCAGAACATCGCCCTGCAGTCGGCCGACTGGACTGACGTCCAAAATCACGGCGAGATCACCGTATTTAACGATCATGTTTGCAATACAGGCGATCTGATCAGCCGCCTTGAGCCGTTTGACGTCCTGTGTGTCATGCGCGAACGCACAGCTCTTACCGGCGACATTTTGCGCGCCCTTCCGAACCTGCGGCTGATCGTGACCACCGGCAAGCGCAATGACGCCATTGATGTCGCGACCGCAAGTGAACTGGGCATCACGGTTTGCGGCACAGAGTCCCCATCCACGGCAACGCCCGAACTGACCTTTGCCCTGATGCTGGCATTGGCCCGCAATCTCATGGCGGAAAACGCATCGATGCGCGTCGGCGGGTGGCAAGTCGGGATCGGTCAGGATCTTGCAGGTTCGACCTTGGGGATTATCGGACTTGGACGGTTGGGCGCAAAGGTCGCAAAAATGGCACAGGCCTTTGACATGAATGTCTGTGCCTGGAGTGCCAACCTGACGCAGGAGCGCTGCGACGAACTTGGCGTGACCCATATGGCAACCAAGGAAGATTTGCTGCGCGCGTCGGATTTCGTCACCATCCATCAACGCCTGTCTGATCGTACCCATGGCCTGATTGGCACGAATGAGTTCAAACAGATGAAGCCAACCGCCTATCTGATCAACACATCACGCGGCCCGATCATTGATGATACTGCCCTGATTGATGCGCTCAACAGCGGCGAGATTGCTGGTGCGGCACTCGATGTTTACGACAAGGAACCACTGCCCGTATCGCATCCGCTGCGCCATTGTGATGGCCTGTTGCTAAGCCCGCATCTTGGCTATGTCACCCGCAACACCTGGAACGTGTTTTACGGCCAGACGGTCGAGGCCATTTTGGCCTGGCAAAACGGCAAACCGATCCGGGTCATAGAGCTTTGA
- a CDS encoding TRAP transporter small permease subunit, whose product MQRLADALDQINHWTGMTVRWFALLMVLLQFTVVLLRYVFGFSSIALNESVLYLHAALFMLGAGYTLLVDGHVRVDIFYAAATDKTKARIDAFGYVVLAIPSMAALLYWTWPSVINSISMMEGAISVGGIPAVWFLKSLIPAFCILLIIQSVACLLRQVVLLRGDVEDQGGAK is encoded by the coding sequence ATGCAACGCCTTGCTGATGCACTTGACCAGATAAACCACTGGACCGGGATGACTGTGCGCTGGTTCGCACTTCTGATGGTTCTGTTGCAGTTTACCGTGGTCTTACTGCGCTATGTTTTCGGGTTCAGTTCAATCGCGCTTAATGAAAGCGTTCTGTATCTGCATGCCGCTTTGTTCATGTTGGGGGCGGGCTATACGCTGTTGGTTGATGGCCATGTCCGAGTGGACATTTTCTATGCCGCAGCCACCGACAAGACCAAGGCGCGGATCGATGCGTTTGGCTATGTGGTTCTGGCAATCCCGTCGATGGCAGCCCTGCTGTATTGGACCTGGCCATCAGTGATCAATTCGATCTCGATGATGGAAGGGGCGATTTCGGTGGGGGGCATTCCGGCCGTCTGGTTTTTGAAATCCCTGATCCCGGCCTTTTGCATTCTGTTGATTATCCAGTCCGTCGCCTGCCTTCTTCGGCAGGTGGTTTTGCTGCGCGGTGACGTTGAAGATCAAGGTGGTGCGAAGTGA